Genomic DNA from uncultured Acetobacterium sp.:
TTTCAGCGGACCCCGAATGATCTTCTATCATCCCCTCATGGCAATCAGGCATCTGCTGTCTTAGCGCGACAGCAGATTTTTTTTATGTCAATCCCATCATCAATGCTGCTCCCAGAAATTCTGCAACCCCTTTTTCAGATCGGCATCACTCCGGATCCGGGTATAGGGAAACCATTCGTTGGGAAATAGCTGGAGGTAACTCCGATTACTAAAACGTTCATCAATGAGAACGATGATTCCCTTGTCGGTTTCGGTTCGGATGACCCGTCCGGCGGCTTGCAGAACCTTGTTCATGCCGGGGTACAGATAGGCGTATTCGTAGCCGTTATTATTCTTTTCATTGAAATAATCCCGGATGATGTCGCGCTCAAAACAGATCTGCGGCAGACCAACGCCCACAATGATGGACCCGATGAGTCCTTCGTGCTTTAAATCCACCCCTTCGGAAAAGATTCCCCCCAGTACGCAGAAACCCAGAATTCCGGCGCTGACAGCGGTGGTATCCGGCCGGAACAAATTTAAGAAAAGCTCCCGATCTTCCTCGTTCATTTCGGTGGATTGTTTGATGGTGGTGACATCCGGGTAGGTTTCGGTAAAAATATCAAAGACCGCATCCATATATTTATAAGATGGAAAATAGACCATATAGTTGCCCTGACGCTGATCTAAAACGGTTTTGATACAGGTGGCAATGGCGGGATAGGTTTTTTCCCGGTTTCTGAATTTGGTTGAGATGGTATCGGCAATCAGCAGTTCCCGGTTTTTCACATCAAAGGGAGAGGACAGTCTGATTTTATAGTTGCCATCGCCGCCACCGAGAATCTCCGAAAAATAGTCTAATGGGGACAGCGTGGCAGAAAAAAAGATGGCTGCCCGACCTCGTTTAATTGCTTCACTGAGCAGGTGGGAGGGATCCAGACAGAATAGTTTTATTTTGGTGTCACCGGTTGAGTTTTCAACGTAAGTGATATAGCGGTCATCGTAAAACTCAGCGGTGCGCATAAAAGTCAGGGTGTTGAAATACAGCTCCAGCAACTTTTCATGGAGTTCACTGCCCTCATTCTTCACCAGCCATTCTTCGGCCTGATTAATAAATTTCATAATCAATGGAAAGAAATCTTTGGGTGCTTCTTTTTGGATATAATGGTCAACTGCGGCCAGTTTTCGCAGGCTGATCATATGAGTATTCAGTTTGCCCAAAGATTTGGCTATACCGGGATCGGCATCTTTAAACAATCGCTGCAATACCAGGATCGGTTTTTTGTAGAGTTCCGCCGAAAACATCGATCGGGCCCGATCCACCAGATTATGGGCCTCGTCAATGAGGAAGGTATAGTCCCCGCCGTTATCGGAAAAGAAACGTTTAAGGTAAACCCGGGGATCAAAGACATAGTTGTAATCACAGATCACACAGTCGGACCAGAGGGTCAGATCCAGAGAGAATTCAAAAGGACAGACCCGGTGCTTGCGGGCATAGCTTTCGATGATTGGCCGGGTGAGTCGGTCTTCCTCATGAAGCAGATCGAGGATGGCGTCATTGACCCGGTCGAAATGGCCGCTGGCATATTCGCAGTGATCCGGATCGCAGATCGATTCTTCCTGAAAACAGATTTTGTCTTTGGCAGTGAGGGTGACACTTTTGAAAGCCAGCCCTTTTTCCTGCATCAGGCAAAAAGCTTCTTCGGCCACTTCGCGAACAATGGTTTTGGCGGTGAGATAAAAGATCTTGGAGGTATGCCCTTCAGCCATCGACTTGATGGCGGGAAACAGGGTAGATATGGTTTTTCCGATGCCGGTGGGAGCCTGAACAAACAGTTTTTTATTTTCCATAATGGTTTTGTAAACCGAAACGGCCAGCTCACGCTGACCTTTACGATAGGTCTCAAAGGGGAAGTTGAGGGCTTTAATGGAGGCATCCCGTCTAACCACCCAGTCGCTGGTAAGGCTGGCCCAGATCAGGTATTGATTCATCAGTCCGTAGAAGAAAGCTTCCAGTTCGTTTCTGGTAAAAGGCTTTAAAAATTGCTTAATCTCATTGGTCTCCAGTTGAAAATAAGTGAGCTGAACGCTGATTTCTGCCAGTTTATTCTGGTCACAGTAAATAAAGGCATAGCATTTTGCCTGCGCCCAGTGGGTTTCACTATAGTTTTCTTCGATGTGCTCCAGCGGCCGGCTGGTAGATTTGATTTCGTCGATAATAACGGTCTCATCCTTGGTGATGATGGCATCTGCCCGGCCTTCAATCTTAAAGTGGAAGCCTTCGTAGTCGAGATTGTATTTTAAGGAAACCTCGGGAAGATAGCCCGGGTCTTTTTCGACATTGTCTTTTTGTGCTTTCTGGTGAGCCCGGGTGCCCTCCAAGGCGCTGGCATTACTCATAAACTGGGAATCGATGTCTCCCGAGCGGAGAATAAATTCCACTAGATTTCGTACGGATAGTTTTATTTCGGTAGGATTGGTCATTTTTTCACCTGAGATCTTATGTTATGGTTTAATTTTATGCTAAATAAGAGGGAAAGTATAGCAGATTCAGCTAATGAATTTATTTATCAGCTGATTTTCTAAGACATTGCGACTTCAAAAACAAAAAAAGTCAGCTTGATTAAACAGTAAAATGAAAAGCATCAATCTGGTTATTGTAAAGAATATAAAATATCGGGCTGAATTTGTAGAAATTCATTCTTTTGGGTAAATATGATTAAAGAAGGTTAGTTATAAAAGACTAGAAGGGAAGTAATAAAATGAAAACAGAACAGGCGTCAACTATTGTAGTAGAAGTAATTGTAAATGCACCAGCAGAGTTAGTTTGGAAATATTGGTCAGAGCCAGAACATATTACCCAGTGGAACAGTGCTTCAGATGACTGGTTTACACCACATGCAGAAAATGATTTAAGACCCGGAGGTAAATTTCTTTCGAGAATGGAAGCAAAAGATGGCAGCTTTGGATTTGATTTCAGCGGAGCTTACGATGAGGTGAAAGCTAATGCGCATATTG
This window encodes:
- a CDS encoding ATP-dependent DNA helicase, with amino-acid sequence MTNPTEIKLSVRNLVEFILRSGDIDSQFMSNASALEGTRAHQKAQKDNVEKDPGYLPEVSLKYNLDYEGFHFKIEGRADAIITKDETVIIDEIKSTSRPLEHIEENYSETHWAQAKCYAFIYCDQNKLAEISVQLTYFQLETNEIKQFLKPFTRNELEAFFYGLMNQYLIWASLTSDWVVRRDASIKALNFPFETYRKGQRELAVSVYKTIMENKKLFVQAPTGIGKTISTLFPAIKSMAEGHTSKIFYLTAKTIVREVAEEAFCLMQEKGLAFKSVTLTAKDKICFQEESICDPDHCEYASGHFDRVNDAILDLLHEEDRLTRPIIESYARKHRVCPFEFSLDLTLWSDCVICDYNYVFDPRVYLKRFFSDNGGDYTFLIDEAHNLVDRARSMFSAELYKKPILVLQRLFKDADPGIAKSLGKLNTHMISLRKLAAVDHYIQKEAPKDFFPLIMKFINQAEEWLVKNEGSELHEKLLELYFNTLTFMRTAEFYDDRYITYVENSTGDTKIKLFCLDPSHLLSEAIKRGRAAIFFSATLSPLDYFSEILGGGDGNYKIRLSSPFDVKNRELLIADTISTKFRNREKTYPAIATCIKTVLDQRQGNYMVYFPSYKYMDAVFDIFTETYPDVTTIKQSTEMNEEDRELFLNLFRPDTTAVSAGILGFCVLGGIFSEGVDLKHEGLIGSIIVGVGLPQICFERDIIRDYFNEKNNNGYEYAYLYPGMNKVLQAAGRVIRTETDKGIIVLIDERFSNRSYLQLFPNEWFPYTRIRSDADLKKGLQNFWEQH
- a CDS encoding SRPBCC family protein; protein product: MKTEQASTIVVEVIVNAPAELVWKYWSEPEHITQWNSASDDWFTPHAENDLRPGGKFLSRMEAKDGSFGFDFSGAYDEVKANAHIAYTLDDKRKVSIDFIAQENKTKIIERFEAENENSIELQKNGWQSILDRFKNYVEGKTAL